The genomic window ACCATAGAAGACATGGACACTTGTGTATTCCTGAGTCAGGGCACTCATCCATGAGCCCACAGGAGCTACATCCAGCAGCTAAATTAAACTGAGCCCTGCTCATGGCTTAGGCTGGACTGGGACATGAATTGcactgcagcatcctgctcaGGTGGTGCTGTTCTCTGTAAAATTTCCTGATTCTGCTGGATTTTTACCGTGTCCCTGGTGTGTCATCGCCCTGGTGATGCCCAGCCCTACCACGTCAGGGATGTGTGCTGGGCTGGTGACACTGACAGTGCCCATGAGTGGCTGTTGTGGGACTGGATGGAGGTCTTGGAACACCCTGGAATGGCCAGAGATGGGACCTGCTGCCAGTGAGGCTGTGAGGGGGAAAGCAGTACATGAGGGAAGTTGAATGGGGAGTTTTAAAGCTTTCTTAAGTTTCCAGGAAAAGCTCACttcccaggaaaagcagaagtCAGGTAGGAGCAAACATGAAGGGCTGTGTTGACATCTGGGTTCTGCCACATGCAGGGGATGAAGTCAGCTTTCCTTTGATTGATTGGTAAGAGAGGCAATCCCCATTCcctccttctttctgctgtcctcactgctggctgcagctccacacCACCCTGGGGAATACAGTGAGTGATGGGAATCCAAACCTTATGTAGGGTCCCTTAGGCTGCCCTCTGTGTTCTGGGGCTGCTGATCCAGGAGGCTGAGCTCCAACAGGAACTGCTCTTCTGGTAAAAGTCACTGAAGTAGCCAAATCTCTTCCAACATTCTTCAAAAAACGTAaactccagcacacaccaggtAGTGATGGCTTCACCATTGTCCTTCACCACATACTGCAGGAACTGAACCTGTGCACACTGCAGCATTTGAGGCACCTTCCTGGGTtcctttttagctttttttccaTCATGACTACCTTTTAGCTGCATCATTATCCTTAGAAGGTCAATTTGTCTGTCAAACCCGTTGTGAAAGTGCTGCTCAGAGTCACTGTTCTTTGCCTTGCTGGTGTGACCAACCTGTTACACTCTCCAGATGTATGTGCTCAGATGTGTTGCAAGATTAGTTTCCTTTCTTATGTTTCCCACATGAAAGGTACCTGCTCTCTGATCTGGGGTGTCACCCACTCCTGTGTCACAGCACCGTGGCTCCTGTTTGTGTGGGGTCCCTATTTTTGGGGATGGCGGTGCTGTGTGTCTGGCTGCTGGGCTGTTGTCTGCCCAAAaatgctccaggagagctgtcCATTTTGGAGGTGTTTCCTCTGCAGACAGAGAGGGAGGGGTGTGACACACAGTTTGCTTCCCTCTGTGGGCTGAGGACCTGCTGTTCAGAGCACAGGAAGGGACTTCCTGGCTCAGTGGCCTCTTTGCCCATTTCTGTGACTATTTGCTTGTTTGCTGAGAAATGACTTACAGCCCATGTGAGACACAAACATCCCTTTATCACACAGCTTGTATCACCCTAATGGAATTCTGTCAGCTGAGGATAAAATGTGGACTAAGAAAGCAATTATAGAGTGAATCTCCAAGCTGCAGGAAGAGCTGAGAGATGGGGACCGAGTGCCCAGCTGGAGTAATTTCTTGTCCAACTGGCCTCTAAATCTTGGGAAGAGATCAATTTTCCACCCTTGTGTGACAGCATGAGCTCCCATCACCCTGGCTCAGGACCCTGTGAAGTGCTGCAGTGTTAAGATCTGGGCCCAAAAGGAAACATTTGCAATTGGTGACTTCCTTCTTATTGACCTAGAAATTACTGGAGAAGGGGGAAATCAGGCTGTAGACCTTCTGTCTGACACCTCTCTGGTGTTCCCTTCCTGAGCTACTGGCTGAAGGAGAGGACTGACCATCCCACTGAGCAGCAGGGTAGGAGTTTCCCAGCCTGGAATACTGCTTCCAACACCCTGTGAGCCTCCCCCAATGGCTCACTGCTTTGGCTCTAATTAGGAGAGGAAAACATCCACCTCATGACCTCTGAGCCACCTTCCTGAGGTGTTCTGGTTATTTCTGGAAGGTCTCAATTATGCACTGAGACCACAGTGAGATCCTGCCTTTAGCTTTCAGCTCACTCAAGGTCTCTGGTGTGACTAAAATCAACTTGACTCACAAACTCTTAGTGTTGGTCTCTGTCCTACTGCTCATGGGACTTCCAAAAATGCCAGCATGCACAGATTTTGTGCCATCTGTGGAAAGAGGATGGGCATTTTTGGGGAATATAAATCCAAGGAAATATATCAGATAGATACAATTAGCTCACGCTCAACTCTTCCCTCTAAGATATCACAGAAGCATTAGGGATGGAaaaacctccaagatcattgagtccaacctgtgactgatcaccaccttgtcaactagacaTTCATAACTCCTCAGTTACAAAAGCAGGCAGGTCTCACACCcaactgtaaaataaaatatccaaAAGAATGATGGAGGGAAACAACATTATTAAAGAATTACAGGAGTTTAGTGGCAGCAGTGTGGCACCTGAGGTAAGGTCCTGCTTGTGCAGGAGGTACATGGAATGGAGCTTGAGGAGGATAAAAACACAGTGGGAGGGGATAGGAGCCAGCATGTTTCTCAGAGAAGATGCTGCAGGATGTAGGAAGTGAAATGCAGCAGTGCTGGTTGGGATCATGGAATTTGTTGTTTCAGAGCTCCATTGCTTGTTTTCCTCAGCTTCTCTGGATCTAACTGGAAAAGGAGCTTCTTGCTGGTTTTTGACAGAACATCGTGCTGGGCTAAGCATGTGAAGGTGAATGTCAGGGAATGCTAAAAGAACTTAGAAATAGCTCCTCAGCAGAGGAGCATTTGCAACCTGGACATTTCTGGCCCTGCAGGAGCCTGAGTGGGAGCAGCGGAAGGGGAAGTTTTAGGTCTGGACACTGCACCTCAGAGCATCATAAGGGCCTGGAAGAGACTGGAactcagctgctgcctcctgagAGTGTGAGCCGAGGTGGGAATTACAGACTGAGCTGGTGTCCAGACTCTCCCCAGCCAgtgcagctggagctgaaaCAGAGCTGCAGAGCATTTGTGGtcagcagaagggaaagggaacACAGAGAAGCTGCCATGGCTGGGAAGGTTTCTCAGGGAAATGACTCCTCACCCAAGGAGACCATTTTGCTGGGTGAAGAGAAGGTTCTGTGGTGAACACACCGAGCCAGGACAGATGAGCCCTTTTATCTCTCACTGAGAATTCTCTTCTGCCTGACAGCGTGAGGTGGCTGCCAGAACAGAGGTTTCTGTGTGAAACAAGCTGGGGAAAGAACTTTCATCTTgagcaagaaacagcttttatGTCTCATCAGAAAGGGCTGGGGGCCAAGGtagccccagcacagcaggaggaTGCTCTGGCCAGCAcagggtgctgggacagggtggggctCAACCCTGTAACACCCCAGTGGGGCTGTTCCTGTCTCTTATTATTCCTGCCTCTGTGCTCCCATTCATCAAAGGTGTTCCTGACTGCTTTCTTCAATtacacaccttttttttttaaccttacaAAAGTCAGACCAGGTTACACAGAGCTTCAATCGGTTTGGCCTGGAAAACCTCTAGGGATGGAGGatgcacagcctctctgggcactcTGTTTTAATTCCTAACTGTCCTAATAGGGAAAAAGTTTTTCCTTTGACACGTAATAACCTGTACTTCCCCTGCCCTGATTAAAGGCCCGGATCAGCATGGATAAGACTTCTGGCATTGCAGAAAGGTCATCTCTGTTGTTGTCATTGAGCTGTGTAATAATAAATTCCAGCTCTCAACTATAATTTCAGATTTGCAGATTAGCAGAAGTCTTATGATCTGCCTCATTCCTGGTATGCTGGAGACACTGCTAAAAATAGAGTAAGTAGCAAAGCTACCTGAAATGGTCTGAGCCTAAGCAGTGGTAAAAACTAATTTACAGTGAATGTCAGTTCTGGCTTGTTTCCAAAGGAATGTTTTGGGATGGCTTGCTGTATACTGGAAATTGTTTGGTAAGGATTAGTTGGTGAATAGATAAATCAAAGTGACATTTCCATTACCAACAGGAGATCTGTCTGTGGTCAGAATTCATGGGGAAGGATGTGGGATGATAGTATGACTTTTCATTATGTTTAATATTGTCAGAGAAATTAAATAGCCACTATTATTCATCTCTCTGGGGTAGTAACGTATCTGAATATTAACACAAAATGGGAGATCTGATCAGAACCCACTGACCCAGCAAGACATTGATGTGTATTTTAATCACTCTCTTTGGGCCACTCAGATAATTTACTCTTCATAATAAATCTGCAAGAAGCTGTGATCTGCATTTCTCAGGGCAGTGCTTGGGAGGATCAGTGTTCTGCCCTTGTGTGTTTGTCTGAAGCCCTTTGGGATGGCCTGGTGTCACTGTTGTTCCTGGGGGAGCAGCATTAAGGCCCTCAGGACATCTGCACCTTTGTCAACTGCCTGTGGGTTGGGAATAAGGGTCCAGAGATGATTTATAGGGCACTTGTTTCCCTGTCAGACTCCAAGGAGGGGAGAGGTCCATGGAGGAGGGCTCCAACTCAGAGTGGAAAAGTAACCACTGACAGAAACGGATGGATGTGAGAAATGGAGAAGCCTCTCGGGAGGCACTTTCACCTTGGAAAACAAAGATTGTTGATTAATTGTGAAAATTTCTGAAGTCAGGTTGAAATGGAGTGTGCCAGAGGCACTGGGTGTATAAATGTGTAGAGAACACATCGTGAGGAGCAGGCATTCAGGTAGGACTAATGGAGAAGGCATTAATTGTAATTAATGGCACTGCCCAAACCCTTGTGGCTCAATTCAGGATGGATGATACCCATAGTTGATATCAAGATGTAGACAGTTGCCTAAAACTTGCTGTGCTGTATTTTAGTCATAAAGCAGAAGAGCTGGTGGACTTGTTTTGCATAAAGCATTTGCATTATGCAGGGATATTATTATTAACAGTGTGAAGGGGTAACCCATGAGGTCATAAAATGCATGGTTCAGTGAGTGACTTTGACTGCAATTATGCATTAGAGATATTAATGAGAAGGCTGACAAATGAATTGGTGATGCATGTAGATCTAACCCCAGCAAAGAGCACTCCAAACCAGTGCTACAAAAAGTTTGCCATTTATCTTCTTTATCCACTGATGCAGATGTAAATTAAGTTCttttatttgttgttgttgttgttattgttgttgttgttgttgttagaAGTTTGTTTTTATTGCAATGGTTTAGTTTTTGCAGCACAGTGtttatttttcaggtttttttactgGAATGCTGTCTGATCAGAGGGGTTGGACAAGCTGACCTCCAGAGGCTCTTTCCAGCTGAAATTATTCTGATTCCATGAGCAGTATGCATCAGGACCCTCTGTTTAACATAACTTATCTGTAGAATCTGTTCTGCCAACTGAAGCCCATCGAGCCACAACAGGGGGGATATTAATAGGTTGCTTATTTAATGCAATCAATCAGTGCAAACTACAGATtgcctgaggctggaaaagatatCGTTGTCCTCACACTTCTGACCAGACATCTGCTCTGGGAGATGACACAGGGgagggcagcctgtgccacgGCTCTGAGGCCCTCAGGAtacaggcagggatggatgcCTAACAGCCAGCATGTCCCTTGAATGAGTGTGATACTAATGACTGCAAAATAGCAAATGTAATGTCTGTGGTtaagagggaaaaggaaggaaagtcATCTGGTCGGGTATTGGGTATTCAAGCTTGAGAATATGTgttcaaggaaaaaagaatagtTTAATGAAGAGTAGACAGAATGCACCATGGATTTAAAGGCTAATTTTTCACTGTGTGCCTGATTGCCTGCCCTGCCTGTCTCCATACAAGTGGAGGTGATAACATTTTGGAGAGAAGGCTAATCTATGCTAAGGAGCCATGCAGGCGGGGTTCGAATCACTGTGAATTGTCCAAGAATGGCTGAATCTCTTTAACTGTCACAATAATGGGGCTGTGTAATTGCTTTTCTGTCTGAGTACCAGGCAGCAAGACCTAGAGCCTTAAGACAGAGCAAGCTTGTAACAGGGCACATTCTGGCAAGCGCGGGATGTTAAAAATCAACGCccaaaaaaattgctttcaggCCTGTATATTTGAGACACTGCTGTCTTGGTTTGGTTGTGCTGACTCAGTTTTGTACTCTGCAGGGAGAAGGGCTCTTCCTGCAGGTGTGGGCGGCCAGCCCTCGCCCTCCTGTTGTGTTAGGAGTGGGTGAACACAGGAAAAATAGGCTGGACACAGAAAAACTCTTTGGGATTGTGGGCAGACAGCTGTGCTTCTCTCTCCAGCAAAGCAGCAAGGAAAGCTGAGACTTTTGGAAGGATGAAAGGACTTGGTAATGCACATCAACAAGAGGAAAATGCGTAGAAAATCAGTGGATTTTTCTACCTGTATAAAAATCAGGAAAGGTGCCTCAAGTACAAGGAAAGGGTCACAAAGAGAATGCAGTAACTGAAGACTGAGACATCttcacagagcagagctgccttcAGTGGTGTAAATgcagcagagggaaaggaggaattGAGGAGTCAGTAAACGACAGGAGGATTTGGTTtgtcctgctgctttcctccccttccctcgcAGCTGAGCACTTGGGCTGCTGTGGCTGGCAAGGCTCTGGGACAGACTGTAGGGCTCAGAAGGTGCAGATACCTAATAATAATGTATAAATAATGTATAGAAGCTCTGACAAGactggccagctccagctggatgCAAATAACCTGGAAATTCCACTGGAATAGCTAAAAAGCCAAGACCATCAGGGTAAAAGCCCTAATGCACAGCTCCAAAGTGGTGGAGGTGATTCACAGCACAACTGACCCTGTAGAAGGGGATGCTGAAACCTGAAAGGGACCCAGAACTGACACTATGTGACAGAACCAGCCTTGATGATGTAAggctaataaaaataattcatggACTTGTACTGGATCTGAGGCATGAGGAGAAAGAGGCTAAAAGAGAAAATCTGAGCATATTGTCTGGCCTCATGAACATGAGATACCACAGAGCCTCTTCTTAGAGGAACAAATGTATTAAGGTTTTacaggcagggagggcaggcaATGCAAAATATAAAGATTGATATTGCTAAATGTGTTTTTGTCAGTTCAGTGTCCACTAGAGGTTATGGAAAGCTCCAAAGAGAGAcctctgagagagctgggggtctGGTCTGCCACAGAAAAATGAGCGTGGAGCAGTGCCTGTGTGAGTTCTGCAGGAGGAAGATCAGCCTTGTCCCACCCATGTGATCCAAAGGGACGTTTTCCTACAGGAAAGAGCCATGAAAGCAGAACAGGATGCAAGGGGGTGTTTGTGTGAGACTCAAACCCCCTTACACGGTGCACAGAGCCTTCCATTTGTTTTGTGATGGCCCACCCTGGGTGATTTCCTGTGAGGGGACACTGCATCTCCAGTGACTCCGATCATCCTACAcacccctgtgcccacctgtggaGGGAGCTGGCTTTTCCCAGTCCCTTTGGGTGCTGCCACTGTCCCAAGGGCACATGCTGTGTACAACCCCGTTGTCCCTGGAGGTACCTGGAGGTGCCAGCTGTGGCTGCGGATCTTGGCTGCAGTGTGGCACAGAGAGGCTGTGTGTGTGCCTGCGTCTGCACAGCATCTTGGAAGTGAAATACATTGCTAATAACAGGGAGCTTAAGCCAACAAGACCATCCTGCTGAAAGGATGGGAGCTCTGCCACTAAAGTCAGTGTCCCCATGGAGATGTGGCCAACAAGTTCAGAGTGCGTGGCTATGGCCCCCTCTCGTCACCCAAGGTGTCTGGATCTGTGGTGGCACAGGGAATGATCTGCTTTCAgtgtttttgtaattttttttttctcctccacgTTATTTTTGGAGTAAGCTTTATGGGTAGATTACAgcccagcagaggggaaggTGGGCTGAACTCTCAGGTTGCCTCTTGTCCTCCCTGAGgcctggcagggagcagcaggatggaCGTGTTCTGGGGTTTGATGTGTTTGTCACACTGAGACCAGGGAAGTGACCCTTTCCAAGAAGTGTCACTGACTctgagagggactgggggaaccagtggggcagggaagtgTGGCTGCCACTGGCACTGAACAACATAGCACAAGGACATCCCTCCACCCCTCCACTCTCACCTTTACAGAACAGGCTGCAAGGCCAGGCCTGTGGGCAGAACCTGGGGGACAAACTGTTCATCCATGGCACGTTGCTGGTTCCCagatggggaggaaggagctccAGGGTCATTTTCCTCTGTGTCCTCCATGACCAGCAGCTCCCTTTCCTTGGCACAGGCTCCATAGCAGTGCTCCCCTTGAGGGACCCTTGCAAGGGGCCCCAGCCTTTCATCTGGGTTAACACATCTGAGCTGGTCTGTCAGGCCAGTCACCACagactgggagagctggaggtcACAGACCTTCACCTGTCTCACCGCTGGGTTGGTGATTTAGGAGCATATGGCAGAGTTTTGTGCCCTGGCCCCCTTTAGCTGAAAGGGGACCTGGGTGGGCTCACCACAGCTGCTCACCACTGTGCTCTGGGTTTGTGCCCCTGAAACCAAGGATTCAGTTGGGCAGAGGAGGGTTTGAAATGCCCAGGTCTCATTCCAGTGCATGTTCAAGTTATGATGCTGATTGATTTGATGTGCAAAGCATTTTtagacaaataaataaaaaagaacaggCACTATTTTCTAACAAGTAATGTCATTTAATGAATGATACACTCTAGAAAATAGAAACTACCCAGATGCTGGTTGGTTGGTCTGtttggggctgggagaaggcCCTTGCTTGGACGTACAACACCTTCTTGGGATTCTTTTGTCAGCATTTGTAGTTGCTGGAAACAAGGAAACGTCCACAGATTGAAAGAGACACTAAAGGAGCAATTGTTTTCTAAAATGTGGGAAGAGTCCAGGATGCCTTCCCACTCTGTGTCATTGGGCAAGTGGCACGAGGGCTCAGAGCTCACCAACACCTTTAGAGACAATCCATACCTAAAAGGGACAGACTCAGCCGACGGGACCTAGCACAGTCCAGTCCTCTAAAATCACCGGAGACCTCGCACTTTGCACAACATCTGTGGGCTCTGGTGCTACTGCACTGCTCTCTGGGTGCTTTTCTGCATGTGTTGTGTCTCTTCCCTCAAGGTCTGGCTGCTAATTCCAGGGAATATGCTTTTCAGAATGTCACAGTAGACCATGTACAGCTCTGGGTCTATTTTGGGCTTGGGCAGGGAGCGGGAGTTGCAGGCCTGCTCGGTGGCTGGCTGCTGTGGCCAGTAGACATCGCTGAAGAGGGCAGTGAGGATCTTGTGGGCAGCCTTGTAAGGGTCGTCCTCAAACTGCACCATGGCCTTGAGCTCCGTCAGGGTGTAGCCGTTGTACCTCTTGCTGTCCTCGGCCAGGGGCTGCACCGTCTCACCAATGTGTCTCACCTTCCACTTCAGGCATTTCAGGTCTTCCTTTACATCCTCTAGCTCTTTCTCCATGGCTTGGAATTCCTGTGTGGTTACAAATCTCCTGCCAAGGAAAGAAGTGGCAGAGACAGGGTGGAGTTCAGAGGCTTGGAGGAGTGGGGTCAGCCCAGCTTGCCTGGGGTCGGAGCAGACAGTGGAGGTTTGGGAGGGACATCCTGGCCACGTCGCTGAGCACcatcccctgctctgctctgtcagGCTCCAAGTGACAGCAGAGCTTCTCTCTGCTGGTACAAGGGAAAGTTGTGCTGCCTcgtttggaaggaaaggaggCACCTGAAAACTGTGCCCTGTTGGAGGAGCTGAGGTTGATGACCTGGCCCAGGTCTGTCATTGGGTCTGGAGGAGCTACATGGGTGTTTGGGGAACAGGGCATTTTGCTTCCTGGATAACAGGGTTTAGTGGAAGAACAGGGTGGTTACTGGAAAACAAACACTGGGGACATCTGAATCATaaagatatttaattttttttatgggGGGTTCTTAATGATTCTATACCAACATGGGTCATTTGAGGACTTAGACACCTGTTTGGTCTGGATACATACCTCTCATGATCAGGATCTTCCAGATCTGATTCAAATCCCTTTCCTGTATTCTTTAATTCACTTCTAGAATAGCCAGGAGCCTGGGAACTCTCTTCAGGAGTTGTTGTTGCTGGAGGCCTTGTGCTTGTCCTGGTTGGGGTCAGTGTGTGATCTGAAGCTGAAGCTTGTACGTTTTGTGCTGTGTGAGGACAGAAGGTAGAGAAGGAAGCTGTGTTGATCCCTGGGCTGACTGGAGAGGAGTCAGAGTATTGCTGTGGCTTGGCTGAGCTGGGTGTTAGATTGAGCCTGAGGCTGGCTGGGCAAGATGCTGGAATAGTCCTTGCTCCGAGTGGGCTGGAACACGATATTGCTAAATTTGTATCTCTTTGCTCAAGTGGTTGAGGGTTTGGTGATTCCCCTGGGGCCAATCTAGTGATGGAGGTGATGTCCAGCAGGGTTTGATCCTGAACCATGGAGATCTGGCTGGTTGGTTCTGATGAAAGTGAAGAGCTGCTTGATGTGTTGCTGGAAGAGCTTGACGTAGCGAATGGGGGTATTTTCTGAGCATTATGATCACTCCTGTTCCTCTGCGGGCTAGTGACACTTAGAGCTGGGTGTTGTGAAGCCCTGAAGAAAGACAAACACACACTTTTTCCTCTGGACTGTGCTAAAGGCTTATAAGACAATTTTAGGCCTGTTTTGGGACAATTTTAAGCCTGTTTCCCACAACTGAATCTCCCCATAGGCTGATTTGCCTCTCGTGTCTCTATAAAACCCTCTGCTTCTCATG from Aphelocoma coerulescens isolate FSJ_1873_10779 chromosome 14, UR_Acoe_1.0, whole genome shotgun sequence includes these protein-coding regions:
- the LOC138118719 gene encoding uncharacterized protein; translation: MVQDQTLLDITSITRLAPGESPNPQPLEQRDTNLAISCSSPLGARTIPASCPASLRLNLTPSSAKPQQYSDSSPVSPGINTASFSTFCPHTAQNVQASASDHTLTPTRTSTRPPATTTPEESSQAPGYSRSELKNTGKGFESDLEDPDHERRFVTTQEFQAMEKELEDVKEDLKCLKWKVRHIGETVQPLAEDSKRYNGYTLTELKAMVQFEDDPYKAAHKILTALFSDVYWPQQPATEQACNSRSLPKPKIDPELYMVYCDILKSIFPGISSQTLREETQHMQKSTQRAVQ